The region TAATGTTCAATTATCAATACATCAAATAACTTTTACTTGAATAATCCATAAGTTTTTGATATTAGCGTAAATTAGTATTTATCATCAATTAATCATGCAACTGTTCGTTCAATACGAAATACCTCACCAtaagtttttgaaaaaaatttctCCAAAATGAGTttctcaaaatttaaaattttcgttcTTTCTCTTTTCATTCGACATGAGTTTCTCAAATTTtcattctttttctttctctttttaaAGATTTCTCAAACAAATCAAAGACGATGAGGTTTTTGGAAGCATTTCTTAAACAAAGTTAATAAGAATCATAGACGAGTAAGTATATAAAAAAGAAATAGATAAATTAGGTAATATGTAATGAGAAGAATAAAGGGTTAATCATTAAGGAAGCAAAAAGAGATGAAAAGTAATTATTTTGGGTGTCAAGTTAGGTTCCTTTTTTGTTCTTTTGATTTTGATGTTTGCTCTTTGGAGGATTGGAGTATAGTTTTGTTTGTTAATGAAAGAAAAAGTTAAGAAAAACTTGGTCATTTAATGgaggaaaaaaaaaactaaatatgaaGATTATATGTAAGGATATTAATAGAAGAAGGAATGGAATGGTTGACTccattaaaatgaagaaaaaaaactaaatatgatTCACATCACACacccaaaaataaataaagtaaaagCTCATCTATAAACGCATAAATCCCATAAATGATTCATGGAAGTATTAAAGCCTGACAACTTAGGCTTCATAATCCCAACAAATCCAGGATGATAAAGATGTTGCAACAAAACCTTAGTGAGCTAATTTTCATTTAAATGATTTTTAATAACAGGAATTTCTAAGTGAATGACTTAAAAAGGACCAAGGAATGAGAAGAGTAGAGGATAAATCTTTAAAAAGGTGTATACAACACAGCATTCTAGATGGCATAACCATTAAAACCCTTTAGGCATTTGACAAAATCTATAAAGCTTCAAGACTCTTAAGAAGTAAATAAACAACTTGATGTGTATTTATAAACGAGTTTCTTCAACTTATAGCAAAGCTTTAACTTATCAACTTAAAGCTAGAACATTTTACATACACGATTAGTATAGCTCAAAACGACAATGACAGAAATTGACTGAAGTCCAGTGGGAGGAACATTACTCTAAATccccaaaacaccaaaacccataGAGAGAATTTTGAAATCCAAACATACCCATCAGATAAATAGCTAGAACCACAAATTTACCTAGTCTCTTACCTAGATTGGAGATGTACAACAACAAAAATGAATTTAAAGGCGATATGGGGTTAGGAGATACCTTAGGGTTAGTGATATGGGCGTTCTTGCGGATTTGGGCGGCGATGGTGGAGCGAAGCTCAGAAGGGTTTACAACATCGTATAGGTTATAAATATCCATGATCGAAGGAATAGATCTGCAAGCTGCACGGAAGAAATCAAAGGTTCGATGCCTAGCTTCTTGCAAATTCGCAGAGTTTGGTGGAACCTTCACTCTCATCGCGAACGCCATTTTCTCTTTCTTGTTTACTTTCGATTCGTCGCTCCAAACGAAAACAAAGCAGTGAGGAGGCGGATCAATGTGGTGTTGCAAGGCTGATCTTCCAAATGGTCTTTGTTTGTTATATTTACCTTAACAGCCCTTAAAGTTTCTTTGTTGTGCAAAAACACCCCTTCTTAATGAATTAATGCAAACACCCCTTCTTTTTTCAATTATGCCTCGCAAAATTCCATAAAAACCACTATCATTTTATATTTCTTTGTTTAACTACTgagaaaataaatttttttctGATTTAATAATTCagagttttgaatttttttttttttttaaaaacccacAAAACCATGAATTTTGGAGGAACCGACTAAAATTTGGAAATGTTAACCgtctaataatttttttttttttatcatttagccataaaaactataaatagaGTGGGgccattttaattttaataaatatgtaaacaataaataaataaattaaaaattaaattattaaagaaaaatagtcttttttatATCATGTGAAGAGAAACAGCGCaacaaaagcataataccatatgAACTATCGATAAAGAAAACATTCAATGCCTTTGTTAAAATTATTAAATCAGGAAAAAAAAATATGTTCTCGGTAGTTAAACAAAGAAATATAAAATGACAGTAGCTTTTATGGAATTTTGCAGCAAGCAAAAGAAAAGACATAATTGAAAAAAGAAGAGGTGTTTTTGCACAACAAAGAAACTTTAAGGGCATAATTGAACTTAAAATCTTACACAATATGTTTTCTTACAAATTTAATTACCAATTTAACTATAAAGTTTTCTATTTGCATCAAGTCGATAAAGAAAACATTCAATGCCTGTGTTAAAATTCAAACCAAAGGTGTCTCAGATAAGCCAATTTCTGACAAAGAACAAAGTAGCCAAACATAacagacaaaattgcaaaaatagtctTGATTGGCAAATTTATAtgattttggtccaaaacgaAATCTTGGTGCACAAACGGTCCAAAATTAGATCGTTTTATTGTTTTTAGTCCCTATCTATTTAAAAAGACCATTATGCCCTTATaatttgttttttcattttttattatctattttatttaaaattttaaaaaaataacaaaataacaaaaaccTCCATACTTGTTTTCCCTTCCTGTTCAGACCCCTAGCCCATTACAAAAAAACTAGGTGTTGTCTACAACCTTGATCGAAGAATCTCCACAATCACCGGTGCATCTACACTCGTCTTCCATCATCGGCAATCTCCCCCCTCCATCCTTTAACCTGTCGACACCTTCTTGATGGGGGAATTGATTTCTAGAaccatttttcaattttttagatCCGAGGGGGGCAATTTTTGGAactgaaaagacttgaaaagatTTACAAGCTTTGATATTGGTTGCAGGTTTGTTCTTGATTTTGATTTGGTATTGGTATGGTTTGGTgttgaatttcatttttatttgagGATAAAAGTTTGTGGTTGTCGGAGATGAAACGTGAAAAGTGGTATGGGATGGTGTTGGTGGGTAGAGGTTAATCGAAGATGGTTGCTGATGAGAAGAGGTtgtaacacacacatacacacattatCCCTATTGCGCTCTCCCCTTCTCTTTATCCCTAGCCATTTTTGTTCATAGATACATGTTCTCAACACACGCATACGCAGACTAGtataaatcaataataaaaaagaTCACATTCCCTTCTTATTCAGTCAGAAATCAAACAACAATGAAGAAATCGAGCATCAATAGAGAACATTCTTAAATTGCTGAAATCCTATAGGTTCTTGAAGCGCTTTAATGTATTCCATATTcaatctaatttttttttcactCCGATCTATAATTTTCTAGTTATTGTGCTTTGATTTCCACATCGAGGAGATGAAATTACATAGATATTGGTGGTGTTGACCGAGTGGTAGTAGTGTTGATCAATGGTGGCGGTGATTGTGATTGGAATGTGAAAGTTGGCTTAGGCGAGGAGCCTCTGGTCGTTTTTGTGGTGGTAGAGATGCGGGAAGATATGGTGGCGACAATTGATTGAAGATTTTAAGGTGGTAATGATTGACGATGGTGGTTTAAAGTCCAATGGTGGGTCTttatgtgagagagagagagagagagagagagagagagagagaggatgttGACTTAGGAGAGGTGGGGTgggtttttttggtttttttaattaaaataataagaaattaattaaaagaaattaattaaaagaaattaaaaaagaatCAGTTAAGAGCATAATTGTCATTTTAGGTAGGATATGAACCAAAACCACAAGAAAATGATAACCATAAGGACCAAAACCATACAAGGTATCCAAAAACCACACAAGGTATCCAAAATTGGACCACTGTTGCACCaccaaaactttttggaccaaaaccacataattttgtcaaccacaaaaaccatttttgcaattttgtcaacaTAATATTATAAAAAGTTCAAAAGGGTGTTCAAAAATATCTGAATCCGAAAATCCCATCCATACATCATCTAAAATTTCAAATATCCAATTGTAAACACCCTTTCTTTGGCTTAGCTAGTAGTGCTCTACATTAGATCAGGGTTATTTTAGTCATTTCACTTTTTTGGTATAATAACTAATGTAATAGATCACATCACATCTCCCCACATTCAGCGATAATGCATGGCAGTTTAGGGCGGTTATTTGGTCCTGTCGCCACATTCTCAATTTTCCTCACCACCAAAAGACCATCACCAAGAACTCtctgaatataaataaataaatagcaaTTAAAGTGTTTATTTACTTTCATTTAAATACAAAAATTGCTATAATAGGGTAAACTTTTTGAAGCATAATGTTTTATCAAGAAAAATAAATCAAAGTACAATAATACTATTATTAGGTAGATTTTTCAATGTGTTAATAGGAAAAGAATTGCAAGTAGAATGTtgaaatagaaagaaatgaacatAGGATAATCTAATACACATCATATCTTAtaattttgtgttttttccggattaaacctcaaatttattttttgcgtgaaaaaaaccttgtatttttttcatttttttccgaaaaaacccTCAACCTTCCAAATGCGTCaaaataaaccctcaacttttttagtttttcttgaaaaaaccctcacattttacaaaattttttgacaaaaaatgactaaaagggccatatcggaaaaaataaaaaaacacaaagCCTTTTTCAGGTAAAAGaataaatttgaggtttaatctggaaaaaaaacacaaaaatataaggtcttttatgagattaacccaAAAAATAATGTTGAGGTTTAATccagaaaaaacaaaaaatataaagttttttatgagattaaccctaTAAAGTATGTTGCattttcttgcatttagccctaatatttaatagaaaaaaaaaggtttgatGTCACTAATGAAAATTGTTTCATATTTGAATGACATTTGCTATAAAGTACATGGTAAAATTTTCAAACTATGATGAAAGtagttattatttatttatttaatttcatCTTGCAGAAGGTGAAAAAAGGAACATACCCCAAATACCACATGCTTATTGTCAAGCCAATCACATTTAGCACAAGTCAAAAAAAACtgcaaaagaaataaaaaaacattacaagGTAATTCTTTATTACAAATAATATGTCATATTATTTTAgtaataaatattataaagaaaataaaaaattacaagtaCCTGGCACCCATTAGAATTTGGTCCACTATTGGCCTGCAAAGATTATAAAAAAAAACGCATAAATCATGTGATATTATGATCAATATTATAAAACCATATCAACTTCGGTAAAAATATCAAATATTAATCTAAAAAAAATACCTTTTTTTACAAAAGATCTATTTTTTGGGGATAGAAACCGAATTTCTTCTGTTTGATTACAGTTTTAGGCAAAAACCGAATTCCTACATTTACGCTATGGTTTTTCAATTGAATATCATTCCAATGTTTATCTCTATGAATACATGTATGCTTCCTATTCTCAAGGGGTGTTATATAAAAGTTGCTTAAGTTTATTGATTTATTCTTCAACAAGTGTACTCCATCAATTTAacaaataaaaaagaaagaaaacaagAGAATATAAACCAAATTCTACATATGAATGAGTAACAAAAATATAATGGTGAAATTTTACTTACCATTGACAAAAGACCAGGTCCAGTATGTTTAGCAATAAAATTTTCATCTTCAAATTTACTTCCATATATGGATACACATCCACTGCCATCCCCCTGCATACAAGTCTTCCTTTATTATTTTCTAATTCTTTTCTTCCTTTCTGATTATAAGCAAATTCATTGTGTAAATTACTTATTATCATGAATTCATGATGTTTCTTTCTTTAAAGTAACAGATACATAATTTGAGCATCAATAGTTGAGATACTAAGAAgtagataaataaataattgtCATTCAACTTCAGGAATTCCATTAGCTTTATAGTCGCACTTGAAGATAAAATGGAATGAATAGTGAAGCATAATGTATGGAAAGAAAAGAAACAAACCTTTAAGAAATCACCAGCTTGTATCATAAAATCCTTGATTATCCTATGAAATTGGCATCCTTTGTATCCAACAGGTAGTCCAGATTTCCTGCAGAATATCCAGTAGATAAAGTAGATAACAAATTAGTAGAAAGGACTTGATAACATGGAAGAAAAAAAATTGAGGGTAGAAAAGATGAATTGTGTAAAACTATTCACAAACCAATTTCTTTAGTAAAAAGAATAGTCATGTTTTACAGGTTATCAATTATGTCACTCATATCTTTTGTAATtccatatgaaatgtgaaactcTTTCCACTTTGGAAGGGTGTCCAAATgccatgaatatgaacatttcaaatAATTTTGATTGTTATGAAGTTTAAAGCCTAAAGACAAGTCTAAAACCCTAACCCAACAAAATTGAATGCATAAAAAGGACTGTAACATTGAAGAACATAGAAAGGGAAGATATAGATACCACTACCATCAAAGAAACAATTTAAACAATAACAATCATCAAAGTAATACTCGTAATCTGCCATAGTTACAGGAACTTTTGATTTTAATGATTCAACCCTAAGTCCTTTATTAGACTCGAAATCCACTTTTGatattttgaaaactttaccTCAGAATTCTATCTATCGTAATGACTTTGTCGTTTACTACGATTATCAATTTTGTTCTTGGTTTTTTGTATCATGAGAATTCAACATAAAGCAACATATTTGAGACCTAAAAGTGGATTTTAGTATCGAGATGGATGGAGCAATGGAAATaattgtttaataaaaaaaactctaTAGAAGAAGTAACTTGCCTATACTCTCCGGTACAGAACTGCCGGAAGTTCTCGGCCGTTTTAGGAACGATGTCGGCGAAGAGCTCCATCTTGATACGGCCGGCGGGTATGCTTCCGATGGTTACGTCGAAGAAGACGATCGGGTTCCTAGCATTTGGAGGCCTCTGGTGCCACTCCACTCCCCCGCCCGCTCCTCCCCCTGCTATTCCACTCGCCATTCTCTTCTGCTTCTGCTTCGACTATGTTTCCTGTTTGTTCTTCTAAAACCCTGTTTTAAGTCTAACCAATTATTTGGGACAAAATGTGCCAAATAAGATCGCAACCTACTTGATTTTTTATTTAAGGGTCGCCCTTCTCTAGTTTTAGCAAACAAAAAAGGAATATTTTTTTGGGATTTTAAAATTTAGTcatagaaaaacaaaaaatttcggcTATAGACATACATTTCGCGGAGCTCCCCTCTACGAGCTCCACAGACCGACGAATGCTCCGCGAAATCAGGGTGTTTTGGTAAATTCGTCTCTCCCCTCATTATAAAAACGGGTCTCCTCTTTGATCCCCCTGCTCCCTCAACTTCAATTCAATTCTCCGCATCGACAGCAACTCCCCTTCTTCCGTCGGTAACCCTCGTCGGCATCCCTTTCTCCTGACATCGACTTCAACCTCACTTTGGAACACATTTTTCGGCGACAACAGATTGATCGATATTTCCCCAACATTTCCGCCGATGGATATGGCTCCTGGGTAATCCGTTTTCACGTTCTTTATATTAATGTTTCCTTTTTTCATATTGACTAGATTTATGATTAAAATGGTATGAATATGCAATTCATAACCTGCAAATAGGCGCAAATGGAACTGAAATGGATTTGAAATTGCGAATATCCATTCCGCGGAGGGATAGGTCACTCTACATAGGGCGCTCCGCGGAGTGACCTATACTCTCCGTGGAATGACCTAATATTTAATTGAAATGGTGAAGATCCATTCCATGAAGGGGATAGGTCACTC is a window of Lactuca sativa cultivar Salinas chromosome 1, Lsat_Salinas_v11, whole genome shotgun sequence DNA encoding:
- the LOC111891896 gene encoding NADH dehydrogenase [ubiquinone] 1 alpha subcomplex subunit 6 is translated as MAFAMRVKVPPNSANLQEARHRTFDFFRAACRSIPSIMDIYNLYDVVNPSELRSTIAAQIRKNAHITNPKVIDMLLFKGMEELSNITEHAKQRHHIIGQYVVGNKGLVQDVDTKDEGLSPFLKNFYNSNY
- the LOC111891895 gene encoding peptidyl-prolyl cis-trans isomerase CYP22, with amino-acid sequence MASGIAGGGAGGGVEWHQRPPNARNPIVFFDVTIGSIPAGRIKMELFADIVPKTAENFRQFCTGEYRKSGLPVGYKGCQFHRIIKDFMIQAGDFLKGDGSGCVSIYGSKFEDENFIAKHTGPGLLSMANSGPNSNGCQFFLTCAKCDWLDNKHVVFGRVLGDGLLVVRKIENVATGPNNRPKLPCIIAECGEM